From the Streptococcus sanguinis genome, the window CAGAACTGATTCAGAAAAAGGGGATTTATCCAGCCTTTCACATGAATAAGAAATATTGGCTCAGTCTGCCCTTGGATGATAGCCTGAGCGATCAGGAAATCTTTGATTTACTGGCTGTTAGTTACCAGCTGACCAGTAAAAAATAGAATCGAAGCACAGCGCTCCAATCCGCTGTGTTTCATTTTTCCTTAAAAAACAGTATAATAAAAAGACTAGTAAGAATAGGAGAAATTATGAACCTCATTAGAAAATTAGCCTGGTTTTTTAAGTTAGAAAAGCGGCGCTATATCATCGGTATCCTGGCCTTGTCCTTGGTCAGTGTCTTCAATCTGATACCGCCCAGAGTCATCGGTCAGGTTATTGACCGAATTGCTAGCAAACATCTGACTTCTCAAGAGCTGCTCTTTAATTTGCTGTTGCTGATTGCTTCAGCTTTTATCATGTACGGCCTCCGTTATGTCTGGCGTCTTTATATCTTAGGGACGTCTAATAATCTGGGACGAATTCTGCGCTCTCGATTGTTCGAGCACTTTACTCACATGTCTCCCTCTTTTTATCAGAAATACCGTACAGGGGACTTGATGGCTCATGCGACCAACGATATCAATGCAATTGTCAGTCTGGCTGGGGGTGGAGTCATGTCAGCTGTGGATGCTTCTATTACAGCCCTGGTGACCCTGCTGACTATGTTTTTCGTTTTGGACTGGCGGCTAACCTTGATTGCCATTGTGCCCATGCCCTTCTTGTCGTGGGGTACGGGCTTGATTGGCCGAAAAAATCATGAAAGTTTTAAGGCTGCTCAAGAGGCGTTTTCGGATTTGAACAATAAGGTTCAGGAGAGTGTTTCAGGGATTCGAGTGACCAAGTCCTTTGGTTATCAGGAGGCGGAGACTCAGTCTTTTGCCAAGACCAATCAGGAGGTCTACGAAAAAAACGTTTTGGCTGCCAAGTACGATTCTCTTTTTGACCCCTTGGTTTTGCTTTTTATCGGTCTTTCTTATGTTTTGACCTTGATTTTCGGTGGAATTTTTATCTCCCAAGGGCAGTTTACCATAGGAGAGTTGGTTACTTTTATCACTTATCTGGATATGCTGGTTTGGCCGCTGCAGGCTACAGGCTATCTTTTTAACATCGGCCAGCGAGGTGCTGTTTCCTATGAACGGATTGAGAAACTGCTGGCTCAGGAGTCAGATGTCAAGGAAGCTGAACAACCCCTCTCTCATGCGGAAAATGGTCGATTGGATTATGACATTCGGAAGTTTGCTTATGCAGAGGGGACTAGTTTATCGGATATTTATTTTTCTATTGAGCAGGGACAGACACTGGGAATTGTCGGTCAGACGGGCTCAGGGAAGACCACTCTTCTGCGCTTGCTGCTGCGGGAGCAAGATATTCAGGAGGGGGCTATCTATTTGAATGGACATGATATCCGAGAGTACCGTCTCAAAGACTTGCGCCGTCTTATCGGCTATGTACCACAGGAACAGATGCTTTTTGCTCTGTCCATTCGGGACAATATCCGTTTTGCTAATCCCCAGCTGACAGATAGCCAGGTTCTAGCTGCCGCTAAACTATGCGGTGTGTATGAGGATATTCAGGCTATGCCAGAGGGGCTGGATACGGTTGTCGGTGAGCGGGGCTTGTCCTTATCTGGTGGGCAGAAGCAGCGCTTGGCGATGAGTCGGGCTATTATTACCAATCCTGAAATCCTGATTTTGGATGATTCCCTGTCGGCTGTTGATGCCAAGACAGAGCATCTGATTTTAGAAAATCTAAAGTCAGAGCGTGCTGGCAAGACAACCATCATCACAGCTCATCGGCTGTCAGCCTTGGTGCATGCAGACCTGATTTTGGTTATGGAAGAGGGGCGTATCAAGGAGCGGGGCACCCACCAAGAGCTATTGGAGCAAAAGGGCTGGTATGCCCAGACTTATCATAATCAGCAGCTGGCAGAAAGCTTGAAGGAGGAAGATTAATATGAAAAAGAAAGCAACTTTTCATCGCCTCCTTGGCTATATGTGGCGCTACAGGATAGTGAGCAGCATGGCTTTGACATTTATCCTGCTGACGACTCTGGTAACAACAGCATTGCCGCTCTTGGCCCGCTATTTTATTGATCAATTTATCGGCCGTAACCAAGCCTTTGCTGGCCTGCCTTTGCTGGCTCTTTACTATGGCCTTTTCCTCTTGCGGGTACTTTTTACCTTCTTGGGAAAGTATTTCTTTGCGCGTGTGGCTCAAAGTGTGGTTCGGGATTTGCGACAGGAAAGTTTTGCCAATATCCAGCGCCTGCAAATGGCTTATTTTGATAAAACGCCAGCTGGTGCTATCGTTTCCCGCCTGACTAATGATACTCAGGCAGTCGCAGATATGTTCAGTGAGATTTTTTCTAATTTTTTGAGCTCCTTGCTGATTTTAGTTGTTACTTTGAGCGCCATGTTTGCCCTCAACTGGCAATTGACCCTGATGATTGCTCTCTTTTTGCCTCTGATGGCAGCCTCTATCTTGCTCTATCAGCATCTATCCAATCGTCAGCTGAAGCAGGTCCGGAATAAACTCAGCGATTTGAATGTCAAGCTATCTGAGAGTATTGAGGGGATGCGGATTATTCAGGCGTTTGGGCAAGAGAAGCGCTTGCTGAGGGAATTTGAAGAAATCAACGGTCAGCATTTAGGCT encodes:
- a CDS encoding ABC transporter ATP-binding protein, which gives rise to MNLIRKLAWFFKLEKRRYIIGILALSLVSVFNLIPPRVIGQVIDRIASKHLTSQELLFNLLLLIASAFIMYGLRYVWRLYILGTSNNLGRILRSRLFEHFTHMSPSFYQKYRTGDLMAHATNDINAIVSLAGGGVMSAVDASITALVTLLTMFFVLDWRLTLIAIVPMPFLSWGTGLIGRKNHESFKAAQEAFSDLNNKVQESVSGIRVTKSFGYQEAETQSFAKTNQEVYEKNVLAAKYDSLFDPLVLLFIGLSYVLTLIFGGIFISQGQFTIGELVTFITYLDMLVWPLQATGYLFNIGQRGAVSYERIEKLLAQESDVKEAEQPLSHAENGRLDYDIRKFAYAEGTSLSDIYFSIEQGQTLGIVGQTGSGKTTLLRLLLREQDIQEGAIYLNGHDIREYRLKDLRRLIGYVPQEQMLFALSIRDNIRFANPQLTDSQVLAAAKLCGVYEDIQAMPEGLDTVVGERGLSLSGGQKQRLAMSRAIITNPEILILDDSLSAVDAKTEHLILENLKSERAGKTTIITAHRLSALVHADLILVMEEGRIKERGTHQELLEQKGWYAQTYHNQQLAESLKEED